From Streptomyces asiaticus, one genomic window encodes:
- the zapE gene encoding cell division protein ZapE, with protein sequence MSAPTTASGSAGRIAAEATEAAEAPAALTARAPQVPAERLVAEMVPPPRFATVSFDNYLTDPGQPSQAEAVEALRAFAARLGGDADAKGGRRGRWFRRAAKPAASGGPRGMYLDGGYGVGKTHLLASLWHATPAAPELKAFGTFVELTNLVGALGFQQTVKTLSGHRLLCIDEFELDDPGDTVLVSTLLGKLVEAGVALAATSNTLPGKLGEGRFAAADFLREIQGLSARFRTLRIDGEDYRHRGLPAAPPPHSDETVTRAAHHVPGASLDDFPALLDHLSQVHPSRYGAMCDGIQAVCLTGVAPVPDQSTALRLVVLADRLYDREVPVLASGVPFDQLFSEEMLSGGYRKKYFRAISRLTALARDAKGLADASYER encoded by the coding sequence GTGTCTGCACCAACCACCGCATCCGGCTCGGCAGGCCGCATAGCCGCCGAAGCTACCGAAGCCGCCGAGGCCCCAGCGGCCCTCACCGCCCGTGCGCCGCAGGTTCCGGCGGAGCGTCTGGTCGCCGAGATGGTGCCGCCGCCCCGCTTCGCCACCGTGAGCTTCGACAACTACCTCACGGACCCCGGCCAGCCCAGCCAGGCCGAGGCGGTCGAGGCGCTGAGAGCCTTCGCCGCGCGGCTCGGCGGCGACGCGGACGCGAAGGGCGGGCGCCGCGGGCGCTGGTTCCGCCGGGCGGCCAAGCCCGCCGCGAGCGGCGGCCCGCGTGGGATGTACCTCGACGGCGGCTACGGCGTCGGCAAGACCCATCTGCTGGCCTCCCTGTGGCACGCCACCCCGGCCGCCCCCGAGCTGAAGGCGTTCGGCACCTTCGTGGAGCTGACGAACCTGGTCGGCGCGCTCGGCTTCCAGCAGACCGTGAAGACCCTGAGCGGGCACCGGCTGCTGTGCATCGACGAGTTCGAGCTGGACGACCCGGGCGACACCGTCCTGGTCTCCACGCTGCTGGGCAAGCTGGTCGAGGCGGGCGTGGCGCTCGCCGCGACGTCCAACACGCTGCCCGGCAAGCTGGGCGAGGGCCGGTTCGCCGCGGCCGACTTCCTGCGCGAGATACAGGGGCTGTCCGCCCGCTTCCGCACGCTGCGCATCGACGGCGAGGACTACCGCCACCGCGGTCTGCCCGCGGCCCCGCCCCCGCACTCCGACGAGACGGTCACCCGCGCCGCGCACCACGTCCCCGGCGCCTCCCTGGACGACTTCCCCGCCCTGCTGGACCACCTCTCCCAGGTGCACCCGAGCCGCTATGGCGCGATGTGCGACGGCATCCAGGCCGTCTGCCTCACCGGGGTCGCGCCGGTGCCCGACCAGTCCACCGCGCTGCGGCTGGTGGTGCTGGCGGACCGGCTCTACGACCGCGAGGTGCCGGTGCTGGCCTCCGGGGTGCCGTTCGACCAGCTCTTCAGCGAGGAGATGCTGAGCGGCGGCTACCGGAAGAAGTACTTCCGAGCGATATCCCGGCTCACCGCCCTGGCCAGGGATGCGAAGGGACTGGCCGACGCGTCGTACGAGCGCTGA